The window GGTATTTTACGCCTTTAATTTCTTGATAATTCTCATCGCCTTTTCCCAAAATCACAACAAAATCGTCTTTAGTTTGTAATTTTAAAGCTTTTTCAATGGCTTTTTTTCTATCCACTTCAATAAAAACATTTTGCATATGCTCTTTGATACCACTTTGAATATCCTTGATGATAGCCATAGGCTCTTCACTACGCGGATTATCACTTGTAATGATAAGTGTTTTAGCGTATTTTAAAGCACAGCGAGCCATTAAGGGGCGTTTGCTTTTATCACGATCCCCTCCTGCTCCAAAGACTACGATTAAAGGCTTGTAATTTAAAGCCTCTAAAACTTTTTCTATGCCATCTGGAGTATGAGCAAAATCAACGATGACACCACAAGCTACACTTTCTATCCTGCCCTCAACACCCTTAAATTCGCTCACAGCTTGTTCTAAAGCCTTTATATCACATTTTGTAAGTTTAAGCACACAAGCAAGTGCTGCAAGGAGATTGTATAGATTAAAAAGCCCTACAAGAGGAGAATGAAAACTTAGCTCCTTATCTTTACACACAAGTTTTGCACTAATGCCCTTGCTTAAATCATAGCTTATGATCTTATAATCAGCCTCATTTTCAACCGCATAAGTAAAGGCGTTTTTGGGGTTATATTGTATAGCTAAAGCGTCTTTATTGATGAATTTCAAGCTTTTTTCATCTGTAAAAAAGCTTTCTTTTGCTTCTTGATAGGCTTTAAAACTCTTGTGAAAATCTAAATGATCTTGGCTTAAATTAGTAAAAATTTTAGCTGCAAATTCAAGGCTTTCTATACGGTTTTGTACCAAAGCATGAGAACTGACTTCCATGATAAAAAACTCACATTTAGCCTTGCTCGCCTGATAAAGATAAGACAAGGTTTTTAAAATCGGCGAGGTCGTTAAGCCTTTTTCATCAACCAAAACTCCATTTAAAAACGCCCCTCTTGTGCCACATAAAAAGACTTTAAAGCCAAGTTTTTGCAAGAAAAAAGCTATCATATTTGCCGTGCTTGTTTTGCCATTTGTGCCTGTTATCCCAATAAGTTTGATATTTTCGTCTATGTTTAAAAGTTTTTTGCATTCTAAGGGCGTGATAATCTTTAGTTTTTTTTCCTCAGCTTGCCTTATAAAGCTTTCATTTTGAGCTGTTTTAAGCCAAAAATCATTTGCTTCACATTCTAGGGTGTTATCGCTTATAAAGCCTTGCTCGCAGTGAATTTTCATTTTTTGCTTTCTAAAAGGCGAACTTTGAGCCTTTCAAATTTTTGATTTCCACTAAAAATCGTGCTTGTATTTTCAAGATAATTAAGCATTACTTCTTCATAGCCATTATCAAGTAATTTTTCTAAAAAGTCTAAAAAATCATTTTTATCGCTAATGATAAGTTTGTTCGCAAAGATCACATTTTCAAAGCTTTGCTTAAAACCAAGCTCTTTTTCACTTTCTAAAAAGTCCTTATAACTTAGAGCTTTGTTTTCATCATCTTTAAGATTTTTAGCCAAATTTGATCTTGATTCACTGACATTTAAAAGCTTTTCCATATCCTTGACTATGCTTGCGTGTTTATAATGCTTTAAATAAAACTCAAAAAGCAAAACCGCTTCTTCATAGCTTGTTAAAGCAAGCGTGCAAAGGCTAATAAAGACTAAAAGCTTTTGATTTTTGCGTTTTTCATATGCAAGGGCAAAAAAAAGCTTGGCATTATGAAAGTCATTTTCTCTAAATGCTTTTATACCAAGTGCTTTATAGCTTTGCGAACTCATCTTTACCACCATTTAAATTGATCAAAGTCAAATCAGGATGAATGTCGATTTTAAGATTTTTTTCAAGGGCATATTTTAAAGTCGTATGGCTTGCCACACAACCGCTACACGCTCCTATAAGTTTGATATACACCACTCCATTTTTTACGCCCAAAAACTCAAGCCCCCCGCCATCTCGCTCAAGTATGTAAAGGTTTTTAGCCAAACTTGCTTTAGCTGGTTCTATAAGTTCTTCATCACTAAAAGGAAGCATTATTTTCCTTAAAAAATTTTCTTTATACTTTACAACATTTGTCTTTAAAAAAAGGTAAATTTGCTGTTTTGTTTTGAATTTGCTTAGGCATTATAGCAAAGAAGAAACAATGTTTTTTTAAATTATTCTAAGATTTTTTTGTTAAAATTGTAATCTTAATTATAGAATTTCAAAGGCAAAAAATATGCAAAAAACAACGCAAATTCAAGGTTTTCATAAATTTAAACTCATTTTTATACTCGCTTTAATGTCAAGCGTGGCTCCACTTTCAACCGATATGTATTTACCTGCGCTTGAAAATGTCCAACACAGCTTTCAAACAAGCCCTTATTTAACCCAACTTTCCTTAGCAAGTTTTTTCATCGCCTTTGCTCTAGGGCAGCTCATTTATGGACCATTAAGCGATGTTTTTGGGCGAAAAAAGCCTCTTTATGTAGGTATAGGCTTATTTATACTCTCAAGCCTTGGGTGTTTTTTGATTGACAATATCTATGCTTTTATTTTTTTGCGTTTTTTAGAAGCTTTGGGCGGTTGTGCTGGGGTAGTGATCGCTAGAGCTGTAGTCAATGATCTTTTTGAGCTTAAAGAAGCTGCGGCTGTATTTGCTTTAATGATGGTTGTAA is drawn from Campylobacter sp. MIT 12-8780 and contains these coding sequences:
- a CDS encoding UDP-N-acetylmuramoyl-L-alanyl-D-glutamate--2,6-diaminopimelate ligase yields the protein MKIHCEQGFISDNTLECEANDFWLKTAQNESFIRQAEEKKLKIITPLECKKLLNIDENIKLIGITGTNGKTSTANMIAFFLQKLGFKVFLCGTRGAFLNGVLVDEKGLTTSPILKTLSYLYQASKAKCEFFIMEVSSHALVQNRIESLEFAAKIFTNLSQDHLDFHKSFKAYQEAKESFFTDEKSLKFINKDALAIQYNPKNAFTYAVENEADYKIISYDLSKGISAKLVCKDKELSFHSPLVGLFNLYNLLAALACVLKLTKCDIKALEQAVSEFKGVEGRIESVACGVIVDFAHTPDGIEKVLEALNYKPLIVVFGAGGDRDKSKRPLMARCALKYAKTLIITSDNPRSEEPMAIIKDIQSGIKEHMQNVFIEVDRKKAIEKALKLQTKDDFVVILGKGDENYQEIKGVKYPFSDKEVVQELLKK
- a CDS encoding histidine kinase, which encodes MSSQSYKALGIKAFRENDFHNAKLFFALAYEKRKNQKLLVFISLCTLALTSYEEAVLLFEFYLKHYKHASIVKDMEKLLNVSESRSNLAKNLKDDENKALSYKDFLESEKELGFKQSFENVIFANKLIISDKNDFLDFLEKLLDNGYEEVMLNYLENTSTIFSGNQKFERLKVRLLESKK
- a CDS encoding NifU family protein, encoding MLPFSDEELIEPAKASLAKNLYILERDGGGLEFLGVKNGVVYIKLIGACSGCVASHTTLKYALEKNLKIDIHPDLTLINLNGGKDEFAKL